A single window of Sulfitobacter sp. JL08 DNA harbors:
- a CDS encoding type III pantothenate kinase, translating to MLLAIDCGNTNTVFSIWDGQAFIGTWRASTEWQRTADQYYVWLSTLMKLQNIDVPITDMIISSTVPRVVFNLRVLADRYFNTRPLVVGKPECLLPVDVRVDEGTQVGPDRLVNTVAGFDLYGGDLIMVDFGTATTFDVVDTDGAYVGGVIAPGVNLSLEALHLAAAALPHVDITKPQNVVGTNTVACMQSGVFWGYVGLVREICARIKAERAREMRVISTGGLAPLFQQTEALFDDFQDDLTMHGLTVIHKYNKDNS from the coding sequence ATGCTTCTGGCGATTGACTGCGGCAACACCAACACGGTTTTTTCCATTTGGGACGGGCAGGCGTTTATCGGCACATGGCGCGCCTCGACCGAATGGCAGCGCACGGCGGATCAGTATTATGTCTGGCTTAGCACGTTGATGAAATTGCAAAACATTGACGTGCCGATCACCGACATGATCATTTCGTCGACGGTGCCGCGGGTTGTGTTCAACCTGCGGGTTCTGGCCGATCGCTATTTCAATACGCGCCCGCTGGTGGTGGGCAAGCCCGAATGCCTGCTGCCTGTCGATGTGCGGGTCGACGAAGGCACACAGGTCGGCCCCGACCGTCTGGTCAATACGGTAGCGGGGTTTGATCTTTATGGCGGCGATCTGATCATGGTGGATTTCGGCACCGCGACAACCTTTGATGTGGTTGATACAGATGGCGCCTATGTGGGCGGAGTTATTGCGCCGGGCGTGAACCTGAGCCTTGAGGCTTTGCATCTGGCGGCGGCCGCCTTGCCGCATGTAGACATCACAAAGCCGCAAAACGTGGTGGGCACCAATACTGTTGCCTGTATGCAATCCGGGGTTTTTTGGGGTTACGTCGGACTGGTTCGTGAGATATGTGCCCGCATTAAGGCGGAACGTGCCCGCGAAATGCGCGTGATCTCAACAGGCGGTCTGGCCCCGCTGTTTCAGCAGACAGAAGCGTTGTTCGACGACTTTCAGGATGATCTGACCATGCACGGCCTGACCGTTATACATAAGTATAACAAGGATAATTCTTAA
- a CDS encoding biotin--[acetyl-CoA-carboxylase] ligase: MSTKQPVWPVGYGLHRLAEIDSTLDEAARIAPGLTGPTWILADRQTAARGRRGRAWVNPKGNLAATLVMRPKGPVDQIALRSFVAALALFDAVATSTGRAQGLALKWPNDVLLNGGKLAGILLESAGQGGQAAYLAIGIGVNLIAAPDGDAVEPHAVRPVSLLSETGVAIEAEDFLTILASSYAAYETQFDTYGFEPIRAAWLNRAARLGEVITARTASSETTGTFETVDGRGNLVLRTATGPVSIPAADIYF; encoded by the coding sequence TTGTCAACTAAACAACCTGTCTGGCCTGTGGGTTACGGGTTACACCGGCTGGCCGAGATCGACAGCACGCTGGACGAGGCGGCCCGCATTGCACCGGGCCTGACAGGCCCTACATGGATTTTGGCCGATCGCCAGACGGCGGCGCGGGGGCGGCGGGGGCGCGCATGGGTCAACCCAAAGGGAAACCTGGCCGCGACACTGGTCATGCGCCCCAAAGGCCCTGTGGATCAGATTGCCTTGCGCTCGTTCGTGGCGGCGCTGGCGCTGTTTGATGCGGTTGCAACCTCGACCGGGCGCGCGCAGGGGCTGGCGCTGAAATGGCCCAATGATGTTCTGCTGAACGGTGGCAAGCTGGCCGGTATCCTGTTGGAAAGCGCAGGGCAGGGTGGGCAGGCCGCCTATCTGGCCATCGGTATCGGGGTCAACCTGATCGCAGCCCCTGATGGCGATGCGGTCGAACCCCACGCTGTGCGCCCCGTGTCGCTGCTTTCTGAAACCGGGGTCGCAATCGAGGCCGAAGATTTTCTGACCATTTTGGCATCGTCCTATGCAGCCTATGAAACACAGTTTGACACCTACGGGTTCGAACCGATCCGCGCCGCATGGCTGAACCGTGCCGCGCGTCTGGGCGAGGTGATCACCGCGCGCACGGCGTCCAGTGAAACCACGGGCACCTTTGAAACGGTGGACGGGCGGGGTAACCTTGTTCTGCGTACGGCAACGGGGCCGGTATCCATCCCCGCTGCCGATATCTATTTCTGA
- the nuoN gene encoding NADH-quinone oxidoreductase subunit NuoN has protein sequence MLVADLNVILPEMMLAVYAMLALLGAVYTSKDGAAPLLVWATAALMVGLALWIGMTGEGTQVAFNGMFIEDSFARFAKVTILLSAAAVLVMSEEYMQRRGLLRFEYPLLVALSAVGMMMMVSAGDLMALYMGLELQSLALYVVASLRRDSVKSTEAGLKYFVLGALSSGLLLYGASLVYGYAGTTLFSGIIQTAVHGEVSLGLLFGLVFLISGMAFKVSAVPFHMWTPDVYEGSPTPVTAFFATAPKVAAMGLFARVMHDAFGGAVSDWSQIIALLSVLSMFLGAFAAIGQTNIKRLMAYSSIAHMGYALMGLAAGTAFGVQALLIYMAIYVTMNVGTFAFILMMQKDGAPVTDISALNMYSKREPGKALALLILLFSLAGVPPMLGFFGKLYVLRAAVEADLVWLAIAGVVASVIGAFYYLRIVFYMYFGEDRADELDSGSTPVLWGFLIASAAIMLLGIVNMFGVEGAAAAAAASLVN, from the coding sequence ATGCTTGTTGCTGATCTGAACGTTATCCTGCCGGAAATGATGCTGGCCGTGTACGCGATGCTGGCGTTGTTGGGGGCCGTTTATACCTCCAAGGACGGTGCCGCCCCGCTTCTGGTCTGGGCGACAGCGGCCCTGATGGTTGGTCTGGCCTTGTGGATCGGCATGACGGGCGAGGGCACGCAAGTGGCCTTTAACGGCATGTTCATCGAAGACAGCTTCGCGCGGTTTGCCAAGGTGACGATCCTGCTATCCGCCGCCGCCGTTCTGGTGATGAGCGAGGAATACATGCAGCGCCGCGGCCTGCTGCGGTTTGAATATCCGCTGCTGGTGGCGCTGAGTGCCGTGGGCATGATGATGATGGTCAGCGCGGGCGATCTGATGGCGCTGTACATGGGATTGGAACTGCAATCTCTGGCGCTTTACGTGGTCGCGTCTTTGCGCCGCGACTCGGTCAAATCAACCGAGGCGGGATTGAAATATTTTGTTCTGGGCGCGTTGTCTTCGGGGCTGCTGCTTTATGGTGCATCGCTGGTTTACGGTTATGCAGGCACAACCCTGTTCAGCGGTATCATCCAGACGGCAGTTCATGGCGAAGTGTCGCTGGGCCTGTTGTTCGGGCTGGTCTTCCTGATTTCCGGCATGGCGTTCAAGGTGTCGGCGGTGCCGTTTCACATGTGGACACCTGATGTCTACGAAGGATCGCCCACGCCGGTGACCGCATTTTTTGCCACCGCGCCCAAGGTGGCGGCGATGGGCCTGTTCGCGCGCGTGATGCATGATGCCTTTGGCGGCGCAGTTTCGGACTGGAGCCAGATCATCGCGCTGCTGTCCGTCCTGTCGATGTTTCTGGGCGCCTTTGCCGCGATCGGGCAGACCAACATCAAACGGCTGATGGCTTATTCTTCGATCGCGCATATGGGCTATGCCCTGATGGGTCTTGCTGCGGGTACGGCTTTTGGGGTGCAGGCGCTGCTGATCTACATGGCGATCTATGTAACGATGAATGTCGGCACATTCGCGTTTATCCTGATGATGCAGAAAGACGGCGCGCCGGTCACGGATATTTCCGCGCTCAACATGTACTCCAAACGTGAACCGGGCAAGGCGCTGGCCTTGCTGATTCTGCTGTTCAGCCTTGCGGGTGTGCCACCGATGCTGGGCTTTTTCGGCAAGCTTTATGTGTTGCGCGCCGCGGTCGAGGCGGATCTGGTCTGGCTGGCGATTGCCGGTGTGGTCGCATCGGTCATCGGTGCATTCTATTATCTGCGCATCGTCTTCTACATGTATTTCGGAGAGGACCGTGCCGACGAGCTGGACAGCGGATCCACCCCCGTTTTGTGGGGTTTCCTGATCGCGTCAGCCGCAATCATGCTGCTGGGCATCGTCAATATGTTCGGCGTCGAAGGTGCGGCGGCGGCAGCGGCGGCATCGCTTGTCAACTAA
- a CDS encoding NADH-quinone oxidoreductase subunit M — MDNLLTIVTFIPAIAALILLVFLRGDDEAANRNAKWLALIATSATFIVSLFILAEFDPNDTGFQFVEQGEWLLGLQYKMGVDGISVLFVMLTTFMMPLTIAASWNVETRVKEYMIAFLLLETLMLGVFMALDLVLFYLFFEAGLIPMFLIIGIWGGKERIYASFKFFLYTFLGSVLMLVAMVGMFADAGTTDIEKLLVHQFAFGDIDVLGVHVVGGMQTLLFLAFFASFAVKMPMWPVHTWLPDAHVQAPTAGSVVLAAILLKMGGYGFLRFSLPMFPVGSEVLTPLVLWMSAIAIVYTSLVALVQDDMKKLIAYSSVAHMGFVTMGIFAANQQGVDGAIFQMISHGFISGALFLCVGVIYDRMHTREIEAYGGLVNRMPAYALIFMLFTMANVGLPGTSGFVGEFLTLMGIFQVNTWVAAVATSGVIFSAAYALWLYRRVVFGDLIKESLKSITDMTRREKAIFAPLVVMTILLGVYPALVLDIIGPSVEALVSNYDTALAAADAASQIASN, encoded by the coding sequence ATGGACAACCTGCTGACGATTGTAACGTTCATTCCGGCCATTGCGGCGCTTATCCTGCTGGTCTTTTTGCGCGGCGATGACGAGGCCGCCAACCGCAATGCCAAATGGCTTGCGCTGATTGCGACATCGGCCACCTTTATCGTGTCCCTGTTCATTCTGGCAGAGTTTGATCCGAACGACACCGGGTTCCAGTTTGTCGAACAGGGCGAATGGCTGCTGGGCCTGCAATACAAGATGGGTGTTGATGGCATTTCGGTTCTGTTTGTGATGCTGACCACATTCATGATGCCGCTGACAATCGCGGCCTCCTGGAATGTGGAAACCCGCGTCAAGGAATACATGATCGCGTTCCTGTTGCTGGAAACACTGATGCTGGGCGTTTTCATGGCGCTGGATCTGGTGCTGTTCTACTTGTTCTTCGAGGCCGGATTGATCCCGATGTTCCTGATCATCGGCATATGGGGCGGCAAGGAGCGGATTTACGCCAGCTTCAAATTCTTTCTATATACCTTCCTTGGATCGGTTCTGATGTTGGTGGCAATGGTTGGCATGTTTGCTGATGCAGGCACCACTGACATTGAAAAACTGCTGGTTCACCAGTTTGCCTTTGGCGATATCGATGTGCTGGGTGTGCATGTTGTCGGCGGAATGCAAACGCTGCTGTTCCTGGCCTTCTTTGCCAGCTTTGCGGTGAAAATGCCTATGTGGCCGGTGCATACATGGTTGCCCGATGCGCACGTTCAGGCCCCGACTGCGGGGTCTGTGGTTCTGGCCGCGATCCTGTTGAAAATGGGCGGGTACGGGTTCTTGCGCTTCAGCCTGCCGATGTTCCCTGTCGGCTCTGAAGTGCTGACGCCTCTGGTTCTGTGGATGAGCGCGATTGCGATTGTCTATACGTCGCTGGTGGCACTGGTGCAGGACGATATGAAAAAGCTGATCGCCTATTCATCCGTGGCGCATATGGGCTTTGTCACCATGGGGATTTTCGCCGCCAACCAGCAGGGCGTGGACGGTGCAATTTTCCAGATGATCAGCCACGGCTTCATTTCGGGCGCGTTGTTCCTGTGCGTCGGCGTGATCTATGACCGCATGCACACCCGCGAGATCGAGGCCTATGGCGGTCTGGTGAACCGGATGCCGGCCTATGCGCTGATCTTCATGCTGTTCACCATGGCCAATGTCGGCCTTCCGGGTACGTCCGGTTTCGTCGGTGAATTCCTGACGCTGATGGGGATATTCCAGGTCAACACGTGGGTGGCGGCTGTTGCCACATCCGGTGTGATCTTTTCGGCGGCCTATGCGCTGTGGCTTTATCGCCGTGTGGTGTTTGGAGATCTGATCAAGGAAAGCCTGAAGTCGATCACGGATATGACCCGCCGCGAAAAGGCGATATTCGCGCCGCTTGTGGTGATGACGATCCTGCTGGGGGTCTATCCCGCGCTGGTGCTTGATATCATCGGCCCCTCGGTCGAGGCGCTGGTTTCCAATTATGACACGGCCCTGGCCGCGGCGGATGCCGCCAGCCAGATCGCGTCGAACTAG
- the nuoL gene encoding NADH-quinone oxidoreductase subunit L, translating to METIILFAPLVGSLICGFGWKFIGETAALWVSTGLLFLSALLSWIVFLGFDGVTEQIQILRWIESGTLSTDWAIRMDRLTAIMLIVITTVSALVHLYSFGYMDNDPQWREGETYKPRFFAYLSFFTFAMLMLVTADNLVQMFFGWEGVGVASYLLIGFYYRKPSANAAAIKAFVVNRVGDFGFALGIFALFYLTDSIRFDDVFAAVPELAETQLAFLWGEWNAANLIAVLLFIGAMGKSAQLFLHTWLPDAMEGPTPVSALIHAATMVTAGVFLVCRMSPLMEFAPAAMAFVTVIGATTAFFAATVGLVQTDIKRVIAYSTCSQLGYMFVAAGVGMYSAAMFHLLTHAFFKALLFLGAGSVIHAMHHEQDMTNYGGLRKKIPYTYWAMMIGTLAITGVGIPLTYIGFAGFLSKDAIIESAYAGGSGYGFWLLVVAAAMTSFYSWRLMFLTFFGTPRGDKHTHEHAHESPKVMLIPLGVLSVGAVLAGMVWHSSFFGHTDEVAKFYGIPYEEAGVHGDDAAHGEAASDTDTDHSGAAATAEGADHGDAKEHHYAFAGNPGDGALYFGKDNTVLDDAHNVPKWVKVSPFVAMLGGLIMALWFYIWNPSLPARLAENQRPLYLFFKNKWYFDELYDVIFVGPAKAIGRFLWKRGDGNVIDGSLNGVAMGIVPFFTRLAGRFQSGYIFTYAFAMVIGIVLLVTWMSLGGGAN from the coding sequence ATGGAAACCATCATCCTCTTTGCCCCGCTGGTGGGCAGCCTGATCTGCGGGTTCGGCTGGAAGTTCATCGGTGAAACGGCTGCCCTTTGGGTCTCGACCGGATTGCTGTTCCTGTCCGCGCTGCTCAGCTGGATTGTGTTCCTCGGCTTTGACGGCGTGACCGAACAGATCCAGATCCTGCGCTGGATCGAAAGTGGAACACTTAGCACCGACTGGGCGATCCGGATGGACCGGCTGACCGCGATCATGCTGATCGTGATCACCACAGTGTCCGCACTGGTGCACCTTTATTCCTTTGGCTACATGGACAATGATCCGCAATGGCGCGAAGGCGAAACCTATAAACCGCGTTTCTTTGCCTATCTGTCGTTCTTTACCTTTGCGATGCTGATGCTGGTCACAGCCGACAACCTCGTGCAGATGTTCTTTGGCTGGGAAGGTGTGGGCGTTGCTTCGTACCTGCTGATCGGGTTCTACTATCGCAAACCCAGCGCCAATGCCGCCGCGATCAAGGCGTTTGTCGTCAACCGGGTCGGCGATTTCGGTTTTGCATTGGGCATATTCGCGCTGTTTTACCTGACAGACAGCATCCGGTTCGACGATGTATTTGCCGCTGTGCCGGAACTTGCAGAAACGCAACTGGCGTTTTTGTGGGGGGAATGGAATGCAGCCAACCTGATTGCTGTTCTTCTGTTCATCGGGGCAATGGGTAAATCTGCACAGCTGTTTTTGCACACTTGGTTGCCGGACGCGATGGAAGGCCCGACACCGGTGTCGGCGCTGATCCACGCGGCAACCATGGTGACGGCGGGGGTTTTCCTTGTGTGCCGGATGTCGCCGCTGATGGAGTTTGCACCAGCCGCCATGGCGTTTGTTACCGTAATCGGTGCCACCACAGCGTTTTTCGCGGCGACAGTGGGTCTGGTCCAGACCGATATCAAGCGCGTCATCGCCTATTCGACCTGTTCGCAACTGGGCTATATGTTCGTGGCCGCCGGTGTTGGCATGTATTCGGCTGCGATGTTCCACCTGCTGACGCACGCGTTTTTCAAGGCGCTGCTGTTCCTTGGGGCCGGTTCGGTGATCCACGCGATGCACCACGAACAGGACATGACCAATTATGGCGGGTTGCGTAAGAAGATACCCTACACCTACTGGGCGATGATGATCGGCACGCTGGCGATTACCGGCGTCGGCATCCCGCTGACCTATATCGGCTTTGCCGGGTTTCTGTCCAAGGACGCGATCATCGAAAGCGCCTATGCGGGCGGGTCCGGCTATGGGTTCTGGCTGCTGGTCGTGGCTGCTGCCATGACAAGTTTTTACAGCTGGCGCCTGATGTTCCTGACGTTTTTCGGCACCCCGCGCGGCGACAAGCACACGCACGAGCATGCCCATGAATCGCCCAAGGTCATGCTGATCCCGCTGGGTGTTCTGAGTGTTGGTGCGGTGCTGGCCGGCATGGTCTGGCATTCAAGCTTTTTTGGCCACACCGACGAAGTGGCAAAGTTCTACGGCATCCCCTACGAGGAAGCGGGCGTGCATGGCGATGATGCCGCCCATGGCGAAGCTGCGAGCGATACGGACACCGACCATAGCGGGGCTGCGGCGACGGCAGAAGGTGCAGACCACGGCGACGCCAAAGAACATCACTATGCTTTTGCCGGCAATCCGGGCGATGGCGCACTTTACTTTGGCAAGGACAACACCGTGCTGGATGATGCCCATAATGTGCCAAAATGGGTCAAGGTAAGCCCGTTTGTCGCGATGCTGGGCGGTTTGATCATGGCGTTGTGGTTTTACATCTGGAACCCAAGCCTGCCCGCGCGTCTGGCCGAAAACCAGCGCCCGCTCTACCTGTTCTTCAAGAACAAATGGTATTTTGACGAACTTTATGACGTGATCTTTGTCGGTCCGGCCAAAGCCATTGGGCGGTTCCTGTGGAAACGCGGCGACGGCAATGTGATTGACGGCAGCCTGAATGGCGTGGCGATGGGAATTGTTCCGTTCTTCACCCGCCTCGCGGGCCGGTTTCAGTCGGGTTACATCTTTACCTACGCATTCGCGATGGTGATCGGAATTGTTCTTCTGGTCACTTGGATGTCTCTGGGCGGGGGAGCAAACTAA
- the nuoK gene encoding NADH-quinone oxidoreductase subunit NuoK: MIGLEHYLIVAATLFVIGIFGLFLNRKNVIILLMSIELMLLAVNINLVAFSSFLGDLVGQVFTLFVLTVAAAEAAIGLAILVCFFRNRGTIAVEDVNVMKG, translated from the coding sequence ATGATCGGACTTGAACATTACCTGATTGTGGCGGCGACGCTGTTTGTGATCGGCATTTTCGGGCTTTTCCTGAACCGCAAGAACGTGATCATCCTGCTGATGAGCATCGAACTGATGCTGCTGGCCGTGAATATCAATCTGGTCGCATTCTCGAGCTTTCTGGGTGATCTGGTCGGGCAGGTGTTTACCCTGTTTGTCCTGACGGTCGCCGCAGCAGAAGCAGCGATCGGTCTGGCCATTCTGGTCTGTTTCTTCCGCAACCGTGGGACAATCGCGGTTGAAGATGTCAACGTGATGAAGGGCTAA
- a CDS encoding NADH-quinone oxidoreductase subunit J: MTVFAFYLFAICVIAGGLFTVISRNPVHSVLWLILAFLSSAGLFVLLGAEFVAMLLIIVYVGAVAVLFLFVVMMLDIDFAELKAEMARYMPLALLIGVILLMQFGIAFGVWETSAAADSMRAQVAPVDRHNTEALGMILYDQYFLLFQLAGLILLVAMIGAIVLTLRHRVDVKRQDVIAQMMRDPAKAMELKDVKPGQGL, translated from the coding sequence ATGACCGTGTTTGCCTTTTACCTGTTTGCGATCTGCGTGATCGCGGGCGGATTGTTCACTGTCATCAGCCGCAATCCGGTGCATTCGGTGCTGTGGCTGATCCTTGCGTTTCTGTCATCGGCCGGATTGTTCGTGCTGCTGGGGGCCGAATTTGTCGCGATGCTGCTGATCATTGTCTATGTCGGCGCGGTTGCGGTGCTGTTCCTGTTTGTCGTGATGATGCTGGATATCGATTTTGCCGAGTTGAAGGCCGAAATGGCGCGCTATATGCCGCTGGCCCTGCTGATCGGTGTGATCCTGTTGATGCAGTTCGGCATCGCTTTTGGTGTCTGGGAAACCAGCGCAGCGGCAGACAGCATGCGCGCGCAGGTGGCCCCGGTGGACCGGCACAATACCGAAGCGCTGGGGATGATCCTTTATGACCAGTATTTTCTGCTGTTCCAGCTGGCAGGGCTGATCCTGCTGGTGGCGATGATCGGGGCGATCGTGCTGACGCTGCGCCACCGTGTGGATGTGAAACGGCAGGATGTGATTGCGCAGATGATGCGTGATCCGGCCAAGGCAATGGAACTGAAAGACGTAAAGCCGGGCCAGGGACTATAA
- a CDS encoding carboxymuconolactone decarboxylase family protein yields MTDATNPFEAMMKQAQEMAKALNPALESFSPKGFESLWPTMPKEMMEMMFGNAVNEDGLDAKTRLLLTLAGLTMQGAQADVAVRQTVRHALEAGAKKQEIVETIGQMSMFAGLPAMNRALELAQDVMKEDDKK; encoded by the coding sequence ATGACTGATGCAACAAACCCGTTCGAAGCGATGATGAAGCAGGCGCAGGAGATGGCGAAAGCGCTGAACCCTGCGCTGGAATCGTTTTCGCCCAAAGGTTTCGAAAGCCTGTGGCCGACGATGCCCAAGGAAATGATGGAAATGATGTTCGGCAACGCGGTGAACGAAGACGGGCTGGATGCGAAAACCCGCCTGCTGCTGACGCTGGCGGGCCTGACCATGCAGGGCGCACAGGCCGATGTTGCCGTGCGCCAGACTGTGCGCCACGCGCTTGAGGCGGGGGCCAAGAAACAGGAAATCGTGGAAACCATCGGCCAGATGTCGATGTTCGCGGGCTTGCCTGCGATGAACCGCGCACTGGAACTGGCGCAGGACGTGATGAAAGAGGACGACAAGAAATGA
- the nuoI gene encoding NADH-quinone oxidoreductase subunit NuoI, which yields MTQIDYTRAAKYFLLQDFFVGFKLGLKYFFRPKATLNYPHEKGPLSARFRGEHALRRYPNGEERCIACKLCEAICPAQAITIDAEPREDGSRRTTRYDIDMTKCIYCGFCQEACPVDAIVEGPNFEFATETREELFYDKDKLLENGDRWEAEIARNLEMDAPYR from the coding sequence GTGACACAGATCGATTATACACGTGCCGCGAAATACTTCCTGCTTCAGGATTTCTTTGTCGGGTTCAAACTGGGTTTGAAATACTTTTTCCGCCCCAAGGCGACACTGAACTATCCGCATGAAAAAGGGCCATTGTCGGCCCGTTTCCGCGGCGAACACGCGCTGCGCCGGTATCCCAACGGAGAAGAGCGCTGTATTGCGTGCAAGCTGTGCGAAGCGATCTGCCCCGCGCAGGCCATCACAATCGATGCCGAACCGCGCGAAGACGGCAGCCGGCGCACCACGCGCTATGATATCGACATGACCAAATGCATCTATTGCGGTTTTTGCCAGGAGGCCTGCCCGGTCGATGCCATTGTGGAAGGTCCGAATTTCGAGTTTGCCACCGAGACCCGTGAAGAGCTGTTCTATGACAAGGACAAGTTGCTGGAAAACGGCGACCGCTGGGAGGCAGAGATTGCCCGCAATCTGGAAATGGATGCGCCCTACCGATGA
- the nuoH gene encoding NADH-quinone oxidoreductase subunit NuoH: MADFFTTTYTGIGLLIVGQIFLLVIPLLLALAFLMYADRKIWAAVQMRRGPNVVGVFGLLQSFADFLKYIVKEVVFPAGSDKAVFLLAPMVSLVMALIAWAVIPFNDGWVLSDINVAILYVFAVSSLEVYGVIMGGWASNSKYPFLGSLRSAAQMISYEVSIGLIIIGVIISTGSMNFGDIVAAQDGGYGFLSWYWLPHFPMLILFFISALAETNRPPFDLPEAESELVAGYQVEYSSTPFLLFMIGELVAVVLMCALVSLLFLGGWLSPIPGLQDGIFWMILKMGVVFFFFSMVKAITPRYRYDQLMRLGWKVFLPFSLFWVVFVAFAAKFEWFGGVFARYAVGG; the protein is encoded by the coding sequence ATGGCTGATTTCTTTACCACGACCTATACCGGCATTGGACTGCTGATCGTTGGGCAAATCTTTCTTCTGGTGATTCCGCTGCTTCTGGCACTGGCCTTCTTGATGTATGCCGACCGCAAGATCTGGGCTGCCGTTCAAATGCGGCGCGGGCCCAACGTGGTTGGTGTGTTCGGCCTGCTGCAAAGCTTTGCCGATTTCCTGAAATACATCGTGAAAGAGGTCGTGTTCCCCGCAGGGTCCGACAAGGCCGTGTTCCTGCTGGCCCCGATGGTGTCACTGGTTATGGCGCTGATCGCGTGGGCGGTGATCCCGTTCAACGATGGCTGGGTCCTGTCGGACATCAATGTCGCCATTCTTTACGTTTTCGCGGTGTCCTCGCTTGAGGTTTACGGCGTGATCATGGGCGGGTGGGCGTCAAACTCGAAATATCCGTTCCTCGGGTCGCTTCGTTCAGCGGCGCAGATGATTTCATACGAGGTCAGCATCGGTCTGATTATCATCGGTGTGATCATTTCGACCGGCAGCATGAATTTCGGTGATATCGTGGCAGCGCAGGATGGCGGTTACGGCTTTCTCAGCTGGTATTGGCTGCCACATTTCCCGATGCTGATCCTGTTCTTCATCTCGGCGCTGGCTGAAACCAACCGCCCGCCTTTCGACCTGCCCGAGGCGGAAAGCGAACTGGTGGCCGGGTATCAGGTTGAATATTCGTCCACGCCGTTCCTGTTGTTCATGATCGGTGAACTGGTGGCCGTGGTTCTGATGTGCGCGCTGGTGTCGCTGCTGTTCCTTGGCGGTTGGCTGTCGCCGATCCCGGGACTGCAGGACGGCATTTTCTGGATGATCCTGAAAATGGGCGTCGTGTTCTTCTTCTTCTCGATGGTCAAGGCGATCACGCCACGCTACCGCTATGACCAGTTGATGCGCCTGGGCTGGAAAGTGTTCCTGCCGTTCTCGCTGTTCTGGGTTGTGTTTGTGGCGTTTGCCGCGAAATTCGAATGGTTTGGCGGCGTGTTTGCGCGTTATGCGGTCGGGGGCTAG